The Nitrospirota bacterium genome includes a window with the following:
- a CDS encoding adenylosuccinate synthase translates to MSTVVIVGAQWGDEGKGKVVDVLTEKADVVARYQGGNNAGHTVVIKNEKYILHLIPSGILHKGKKCLIGNGVVIDPAALIAEMDGLREKGIKVERNLVISKNAHLIMPYHTALEREHENRKGNQKIGTTGRGIGPSYTDKIARHGIRVMDLMTPALFKEKLTANLAGVNFLLENMFKAAPLTAEEIYRQYMGYAERFAGMVADTDILVNDAIEAGKNVLFEGAQGTLLDIDHGTYPFVTSSSTIAGGACTGLGVGPTRIDRVLGIVKAYTTRVGSGPFPTELNDELGEHIRQKGGEFGATTGRARRCGWLDMLVLKHAKRINGLTGIALTKLDILDGFETIKICVGYKHEGKVYEEFPKEAEVLYRCEPVYEEVSGWKESTLGIRAFDKLPANAKKYIKTIEKMLTVKVQIISTGQKRNEIIVLKDQF, encoded by the coding sequence ATGTCTACAGTGGTGATAGTCGGCGCCCAATGGGGCGATGAAGGGAAAGGCAAGGTCGTCGATGTGCTCACCGAGAAGGCCGATGTGGTCGCACGGTATCAGGGCGGTAACAACGCCGGGCACACCGTTGTCATAAAGAACGAGAAGTACATCCTCCATCTCATTCCCTCGGGGATCCTGCACAAAGGGAAAAAGTGCCTTATCGGCAACGGCGTGGTGATCGATCCCGCGGCGCTCATCGCGGAGATGGACGGGCTCCGGGAAAAGGGCATCAAGGTAGAGCGAAACCTCGTGATCTCGAAGAACGCCCATCTCATTATGCCTTACCACACCGCCCTGGAGCGGGAGCACGAGAACAGGAAGGGCAACCAGAAGATCGGCACCACGGGAAGGGGCATCGGGCCGTCCTATACGGACAAGATCGCCCGCCACGGCATCAGGGTGATGGACCTGATGACGCCTGCGCTCTTCAAAGAGAAGCTGACGGCGAATCTTGCGGGGGTGAATTTTCTGCTCGAGAACATGTTCAAGGCAGCGCCCCTCACCGCTGAAGAGATCTACCGGCAGTACATGGGCTATGCAGAGCGCTTTGCGGGCATGGTGGCGGATACCGACATCCTCGTCAACGATGCGATCGAAGCAGGGAAGAATGTCCTCTTCGAGGGAGCGCAGGGCACCCTGCTCGATATCGATCACGGGACGTATCCGTTCGTCACCTCGTCGAGCACCATAGCCGGCGGCGCCTGCACCGGGCTCGGCGTGGGCCCGACCAGGATCGACAGGGTCCTCGGCATCGTCAAGGCCTACACCACGAGGGTCGGCTCGGGGCCGTTCCCGACAGAGCTGAATGACGAGCTCGGCGAGCACATCAGACAGAAAGGCGGAGAGTTCGGGGCCACCACGGGCAGGGCGCGGCGGTGCGGCTGGCTCGATATGCTGGTGCTCAAGCATGCCAAGCGCATCAACGGGCTGACCGGCATCGCCCTGACGAAACTCGACATCCTCGACGGCTTCGAGACGATCAAGATCTGCGTCGGGTACAAGCATGAGGGGAAGGTCTACGAGGAGTTCCCCAAGGAGGCCGAGGTCCTTTACCGCTGCGAACCGGTGTACGAGGAGGTGAGCGGCTGGAAAGAGAGCACCCTCGGCATCCGGGCGTTCGACAAGCTCCCGGCAAATGCAAAAAAATATATAAAGACCATAGAAAAGATGCTCACGGTGAAGGTGCAGATCATCTCTACCGGCCAGAAGCGGAACGAGATCATCGTGCTGAAAGATCAATTCTGA